Part of the Bacteroidales bacterium genome is shown below.
CAACGGATACCGGAACCACTGAAACATAATTATTAGCTATCGCCCATTCATCAGTATCTGAAGCTTCCGGCTCATGATTCTTGAATATACCTGTGAGCCAGTAATATGTTTTTCCCATAGGATCTTTCCTTTTCTCAAACTCTTCCTTCCAGTTACCTTTTGCCTGGCGACACACTTTTATTCCCTTAATCTCACCTTTTTGCTTTGCAGGGATATTAACATTCAGACATACACCGGCAGGAAGAGGCTCAAGAGATAGTTTTTTCAAAACAATGCGAATGTATTTCTTACAGACTGAAAAATCTGCTGTAGGCGAGAAATTGTTGAGTGAAAAACCTACCGAGGTAACACCATAAAGGCACCCTTCTATTGCAGCAGCCATTGTACCTGAATACAATACGCTGACAGAAGCATTTGAACCATGGTTAATACCTGAAACAACCCAGTCGGGCATCCTCTCAAGCAACTGATTTATTGCAAGTTTTACACAATCAGTCGGAGTTCCGTTGCAGGCATAAATCATATGTCTGTCAGTATCTTCCAGCAGTTTGACTCTCAGGGGTGTCTTTACAGTAAGTGCCTGCGACATCCCCGACATACTCTCTGTAGTAGAAATCAGAACGACTTTGCCAAACTCTTCTGCCACCTCAAGCAGTGTTTTAAGTCCTGCAGCATATAAACCATCATCGTTTGTCAGAAGAATTAGTTTATCACCTTTTTCAATCACCATAATATTACCATTTTGAGATACAAATATAGGCAAATCATATTTTAAAAATCCTTACTTTTGCACCTTAATGATAATATTATAGCCCGATCAAAAGATGAAGATTTCGTACAACTGGATTAAAGATTATTTAAAGATTGACCTTGATCCTCACAAGGTGGCAGAGATACTTACAGGTATAGGACTTGAGATTGAAGGAACAGAGGAATGGGTATCTGTTAAAGGCGGCCTTGAAGGGGTTGTAATCGGTGAGGTTCTGACCTGTAAAAAACACCCTGATGCTGATAAGCTTTCTGTTACTACAGTAAATATCGGGGCTCCGGAACCGCTTCATATTGTCTGCGGCGCACCGAATGTGGCTGCCGGACAAAAAGTTCCTGTTGCAACTGTTGGCACTATGGTTTTTAAAGGTGATGAGAGTCTCGAAATTAAGAAGTCAAAGATCCGCGGTGAGCTGTCCGAGGGCATGATATGTGCAGAAGATGAATTAGGTCTGGGTACATCACACGATGGAATTATGGTATTGGATAAGGATGCCATACCAGGAACTCCTGCAGGCAGTTATTTCAAAATTGAAAAGGATTT
Proteins encoded:
- the surE gene encoding 5'/3'-nucleotidase SurE, which encodes MVIEKGDKLILLTNDDGLYAAGLKTLLEVAEEFGKVVLISTTESMSGMSQALTVKTPLRVKLLEDTDRHMIYACNGTPTDCVKLAINQLLERMPDWVVSGINHGSNASVSVLYSGTMAAAIEGCLYGVTSVGFSLNNFSPTADFSVCKKYIRIVLKKLSLEPLPAGVCLNVNIPAKQKGEIKGIKVCRQAKGNWKEEFEKRKDPMGKTYYWLTGIFKNHEPEASDTDEWAIANNYVSVVPVSVDMTAHWYVDKLKTRFKK